One Mycobacterium sp. SMC-4 DNA window includes the following coding sequences:
- a CDS encoding MCE family protein produces the protein MLTRFIKLQLVIFTILTVVALGVLGLYYLRLPTLAGVGQYTLHAELPRSGGLYETANVTYRGTQIGKVTSVEPTETGARATMSIDNRYKIPVDVSANVHSVSAIGEQYLDLVPERDSDQYLSAGQTITNSTVPAAVGPALDAANEGLAVLPKEKIDTLLTETSLAVGGLGPALQRLVDSTTNIAEGFRENLPQVNDIIDNSAPILQSQVDSGDAIGQWSRNLNTIAAQAAGQDAALRSGLSQAAPTLDQVTTVFSDVREGLPQTLANLAVVSDMLKRYNKGIEQTLVIYPQGASLLQMGSIFEEGGLLHFGLSVNLPPPCMTGFLPASEWRSPADTSTAPLPTGTYCKIPKDFQGNAVRGARNYPCADVPGKRAATPAECRSEEPYVPLGTNPWYGNPNQILSCPAPGARCDQGVDPGRVVPAPSVNNGMNPLPADQLPPPEAAAPTSDPVSAPGSGTVSCSGQQPNPCIYTPAQGPPGSTAAYSPSSGEVVGPDGVRYNVNSSSNTGDDGWKEMLAPAS, from the coding sequence ATGCTGACGCGGTTCATCAAGCTCCAGTTGGTCATCTTCACCATCCTGACGGTGGTCGCGCTGGGCGTGCTGGGGCTGTACTACCTGCGGCTGCCCACCCTGGCCGGCGTCGGCCAGTACACGTTGCACGCGGAGCTGCCGCGGTCCGGCGGGCTCTACGAGACGGCCAACGTGACCTACCGCGGCACCCAGATCGGGAAGGTGACCTCGGTCGAACCGACCGAGACCGGCGCCCGGGCGACGATGAGCATCGACAACCGGTACAAGATCCCGGTCGACGTCAGCGCCAACGTGCATTCGGTGTCGGCCATCGGTGAGCAGTACCTGGACCTGGTGCCCGAACGCGACAGCGATCAGTACCTCAGCGCCGGCCAGACGATCACCAACAGCACCGTGCCCGCCGCAGTGGGGCCGGCCCTGGATGCGGCCAACGAGGGCCTGGCGGTACTGCCCAAAGAGAAGATCGACACGCTGCTGACCGAGACGTCGTTGGCCGTCGGTGGTCTGGGCCCGGCGCTGCAGCGGTTGGTGGATTCGACGACGAACATCGCCGAGGGCTTCCGTGAGAACCTGCCGCAGGTCAACGACATCATCGACAACTCGGCGCCGATCCTGCAGAGCCAGGTGGATTCCGGAGACGCGATCGGGCAATGGTCGCGCAACCTGAACACGATCGCCGCGCAGGCCGCCGGTCAGGACGCGGCGCTGCGCAGTGGACTCTCGCAGGCCGCCCCGACACTGGACCAGGTCACGACGGTGTTCAGCGATGTGCGCGAAGGGCTGCCGCAGACGTTGGCCAACTTGGCTGTGGTCAGCGACATGCTCAAGCGCTACAACAAGGGCATCGAGCAGACGCTGGTGATCTACCCGCAGGGCGCGTCGCTGCTGCAGATGGGCTCGATCTTCGAAGAGGGCGGTCTGCTGCACTTCGGCCTGTCGGTCAACCTGCCGCCGCCGTGTATGACCGGGTTCCTGCCGGCATCGGAGTGGCGTTCGCCCGCCGATACCAGCACCGCGCCGCTGCCGACAGGTACGTACTGCAAGATCCCGAAGGATTTCCAGGGCAACGCGGTACGCGGCGCACGCAACTATCCCTGCGCCGACGTGCCGGGCAAGCGGGCGGCCACCCCCGCGGAGTGCCGCAGCGAGGAGCCGTACGTGCCGCTGGGCACCAACCCGTGGTACGGCAATCCGAATCAGATCCTGTCCTGCCCGGCCCCGGGCGCGCGGTGTGACCAGGGGGTGGATCCGGGCCGGGTGGTCCCGGCGCCGTCGGTCAACAACGGTATGAACCCGTTGCCGGCCGACCAGTTACCTCCGCCGGAAGCCGCGGCGCCCACCAGCGATCCGGTCAGCGCGCCGGGCTCGGGTACCGTCAGCTGCAGTGGGCAACAGCCCAACCCGTGCATCTACACTCCGGCCCAGGGCCCGCCCGGCTCCACCGCCGCTTACAGCCCGAGTTCTGGCGAGGTGGTCGGTCCGGACGGCGTCCGCTACAACGTCAACAGCTCGAGCAACACAGGAGACGACGGATGGAAGGAGATGCTGGCACCAGCCAGCTGA
- a CDS encoding metal ABC transporter ATP-binding protein, with the protein MTAPVLQVASVTVRYGPVVALQDATLTLQPGRVCGLVGMNGSGKSTLFKAIMGLVRLDAGTVRIQGADPARARKQGVIAYMPQSEAIDWSFPLSVREVVLTGRYGHLGPSRRARGEDHRAVDDALARVELTDYQDRQIGELSGGQRKRAFLARCIAQGADVLLLDEPFAGVDTRSESTIRTLLRELAGNAATVVVSTHDLNNLPELADEAVLLMRTVLLHDTPEQVLKPQNLVRAFGLDVDGGTAS; encoded by the coding sequence GTGACCGCCCCGGTATTACAGGTTGCATCGGTGACGGTGCGTTACGGTCCGGTCGTCGCGTTGCAGGACGCCACGCTGACCCTCCAACCCGGCCGGGTCTGCGGGCTGGTCGGCATGAACGGTTCCGGGAAGTCCACCCTGTTCAAGGCGATCATGGGGTTGGTGCGCCTCGATGCCGGCACTGTGCGCATCCAGGGCGCGGACCCGGCTCGCGCTCGAAAGCAGGGTGTCATCGCGTACATGCCGCAGAGCGAGGCCATCGACTGGTCGTTCCCGCTGTCGGTGCGCGAGGTCGTGCTCACCGGCCGTTACGGCCACCTGGGCCCGTCTCGGCGCGCCCGCGGCGAGGACCACCGCGCCGTCGACGACGCGCTCGCCCGTGTCGAACTCACCGACTACCAGGACCGCCAGATCGGCGAACTGTCCGGTGGGCAGCGCAAGCGCGCGTTCCTAGCGCGGTGTATCGCCCAGGGGGCCGACGTGCTGCTGCTCGACGAGCCGTTCGCGGGCGTCGACACCCGCAGCGAATCCACCATCAGAACACTGCTGCGTGAGCTCGCGGGCAATGCGGCGACCGTCGTGGTCTCCACCCACGACCTGAACAATCTGCCTGAACTGGCCGACGAGGCGGTCCTGCTGATGCGCACCGTGCTGTTACACGACACCCCCGAACAGGTGCTGAAACCGCAGAATCTGGTCCGTGCCTTCGGTCTGGACGTCGACGGCGGCACGGCTTCGTGA
- a CDS encoding pirin-like bicupin family protein, whose amino-acid sequence MTATPSIVDIRRAEDRAGTTIEWLDSKHSFSFGHHYEPENTHHGLLLVNNDDVVQPGTGFDTHPHRDMEIVTWVLRGSLVHQDSTGNSGVIYPGLAQRMSAGRGILHSEKNDSWTLTGEQSHSEPVHFVQMWVVPDEAGVDPGYQQLEIGDELLAGDLVTIASGMPAHRDVAAIAIGNRYAALHGARLQPGQSVELPEAPYLHLFVARGQVDLEGAGVLGEGDAVRFTGSGGQRVTAVVDPAEILLWEMHAGIGAR is encoded by the coding sequence ATGACCGCCACCCCCAGCATCGTCGACATCCGCCGCGCCGAGGATCGGGCCGGCACAACGATCGAGTGGCTGGACTCCAAGCACTCGTTCTCGTTCGGTCACCACTACGAACCCGAGAACACTCATCACGGGCTGCTACTGGTCAACAACGACGACGTCGTGCAGCCCGGTACCGGCTTTGACACCCACCCGCACCGGGACATGGAGATCGTCACCTGGGTGCTGCGGGGATCGCTGGTGCACCAGGACTCGACCGGCAACTCCGGGGTGATCTATCCGGGGCTGGCTCAACGGATGTCAGCAGGACGGGGCATCTTGCACTCCGAGAAGAACGACTCCTGGACGCTGACAGGAGAGCAATCCCACAGCGAGCCAGTGCATTTCGTGCAGATGTGGGTGGTACCCGACGAAGCCGGCGTCGATCCGGGTTATCAGCAGCTAGAGATCGGCGACGAACTTCTGGCCGGCGATCTGGTGACCATCGCGTCGGGCATGCCGGCGCACCGCGACGTCGCCGCCATCGCCATCGGCAATCGGTACGCCGCTCTGCACGGCGCCCGCTTGCAGCCCGGTCAGAGTGTCGAGCTGCCCGAAGCGCCCTACCTGCATTTGTTCGTGGCCCGCGGGCAGGTCGACCTGGAAGGAGCCGGCGTACTCGGCGAAGGGGACGCGGTGCGGTTCACCGGTTCCGGCGGTCAACGCGTCACCGCCGTCGTCGATCCCGCCGAGATCTTGCTCTGGGAGATGCATGCGGGTATCGGTGCGCGGTAA
- a CDS encoding virulence factor Mce family protein — protein sequence MGRWSTLAQRAGALGAAALVLTSCGSWKGISNVPLPGGPGTGPNATTIYVQMPDTLALNVNSRVRVADVYVGRVRAIELRNWVATLTLDLDPSVQLPVNALAKIGQTSLLGSQHVQLDMPPDPEPEMLETGDTIPLANASAFPTTERVLASIATILTGGGVSNLETIQTEVYNVLNGRADQIRTFLNQLDTFTAELDAQRDDITRAIDNTDRLLAVVAQRNNTLDAVLTEFPPLIEHFAETRDLFADAVESLGRISNASVDMLAPASDNLNTNLANLQRPLRELGKSGPYLIGALKIFLTAPYSVENVPKAIRGDYINSSLMVDLTLSAIDNGFLSGTGVSGMLRALEQSWGRDPATMIPDIRFTPNPNSAPNGPLIERGE from the coding sequence ATGGGTAGATGGAGCACATTGGCTCAGCGGGCCGGCGCACTGGGCGCCGCGGCGCTGGTGCTGACCTCGTGCGGGTCGTGGAAGGGCATCTCGAACGTGCCGTTGCCCGGCGGTCCCGGCACCGGTCCCAATGCCACCACGATCTACGTTCAGATGCCCGACACCCTGGCCCTGAACGTCAACAGCCGGGTGCGGGTGGCCGACGTCTATGTCGGCCGGGTCCGGGCGATCGAGTTGCGCAACTGGGTGGCGACGCTGACGCTGGATCTGGACCCGAGCGTGCAGTTGCCGGTCAACGCGCTGGCCAAGATCGGTCAGACCAGCCTGCTGGGGTCTCAGCACGTCCAGCTGGATATGCCGCCGGATCCCGAGCCGGAGATGCTGGAGACCGGCGACACCATCCCGTTGGCCAACGCGTCGGCCTTCCCCACCACCGAGCGGGTGCTGGCCAGCATCGCGACCATCCTGACCGGTGGCGGTGTGTCGAACCTGGAGACGATCCAGACCGAGGTCTACAACGTGCTCAACGGGCGCGCCGATCAGATCCGCACCTTCCTCAACCAGCTCGACACCTTCACCGCCGAGCTCGACGCGCAGCGCGACGACATCACCCGTGCCATCGACAACACCGATCGGCTGCTGGCGGTGGTCGCGCAGCGCAACAACACCCTCGACGCTGTGCTGACCGAATTCCCGCCGCTGATCGAGCATTTCGCCGAGACACGGGACCTGTTCGCCGACGCCGTGGAATCACTGGGACGGATCAGCAACGCCTCGGTGGACATGCTCGCTCCGGCCAGCGACAACCTCAACACCAACCTGGCCAACCTGCAGCGTCCGCTGCGGGAGCTGGGCAAGTCCGGCCCGTACCTGATCGGGGCGCTCAAGATCTTCCTGACCGCGCCCTACAGCGTGGAGAACGTGCCCAAGGCGATCCGCGGCGACTACATCAACTCGTCGCTGATGGTGGACCTGACGTTGTCGGCCATCGACAACGGCTTCCTGTCCGGCACCGGCGTCTCGGGCATGCTGCGCGCGCTCGAGCAGTCGTGGGGCCGCGACCCGGCCACCATGATCCCCGACATCCGGTTCACCCCGAACCCGAACTCGGCGCCCAACGGACCACTGATCGAAAGGGGGGAGTGA
- a CDS encoding metal ABC transporter substrate-binding protein — protein MTRWLGAVLVTLVAAATVGCSASTDTAQRPVVLTTFTVLADIAANVAGEHLQVESITKPGAEIHGYEPTPGDIRRAIQADLILDNGLGLEAWFARFVDGIDVPRVVVSEGVQPMDIAEDAYAGRPNPHAWMSALNVQIYADNMAAAFAELDPEHAQDYRDNAAAYRVQLQDVHDDLVAQLDVLPSGQRALVTCEGAFSYLARDAGLTEKYIWPVNAEQQATPQQIASTIDFVRANDVPAVFCESTVSDGPMQRVVEATGARFGGVLFVDSLSAADGPVPTYLDLIRHDAATIAAALTADRIP, from the coding sequence GTGACCCGGTGGCTGGGCGCGGTGCTGGTCACTCTCGTCGCGGCCGCGACGGTGGGGTGCTCTGCGAGCACCGACACCGCGCAGCGGCCGGTGGTGCTCACGACGTTCACGGTGCTGGCCGACATCGCCGCCAACGTGGCCGGTGAACACCTCCAGGTGGAGTCGATCACCAAGCCCGGCGCCGAAATTCACGGCTACGAACCGACACCCGGCGATATCCGACGGGCCATCCAGGCAGACCTGATCCTGGACAACGGACTGGGCCTGGAGGCGTGGTTCGCCCGGTTCGTCGACGGCATCGACGTACCGCGGGTGGTGGTCAGCGAGGGCGTGCAACCGATGGACATCGCCGAGGATGCCTACGCCGGCAGACCCAACCCGCACGCCTGGATGTCGGCGCTGAACGTGCAGATCTATGCCGACAACATGGCTGCCGCCTTCGCTGAGCTCGACCCCGAGCACGCCCAGGACTACCGGGACAATGCCGCGGCCTACCGAGTGCAACTGCAGGACGTGCACGACGACCTCGTCGCGCAGCTCGACGTCCTACCGTCCGGGCAGCGCGCATTGGTCACCTGTGAAGGGGCGTTTTCCTATCTGGCGCGCGACGCCGGCCTGACCGAGAAGTACATCTGGCCGGTCAACGCCGAACAGCAGGCCACCCCGCAACAGATCGCCTCCACCATCGATTTCGTCAGGGCCAACGACGTGCCCGCGGTGTTCTGCGAATCGACGGTGTCCGACGGGCCGATGCAGCGCGTCGTCGAAGCCACCGGCGCCCGCTTCGGCGGTGTGCTGTTCGTCGATTCGCTCTCCGCCGCCGACGGACCGGTGCCGACCTACCTCGATCTGATCCGTCACGATGCCGCGACGATCGCGGCGGCGCTGACCGCCGACCGGATCCCGTGA
- a CDS encoding MarR family winged helix-turn-helix transcriptional regulator, producing MRWLTAEQQRVWRDYLLLTGRLQAAMHRQLHNDCGLSLSDYDVLVALSERGRMRISELARTLGWEQSRLSHQLRRMRDRGLVERHGDDDDRRGAWLTMSPGGTAALSAAAPAHADLVRTVMFDGLSVPQQGAFGLAIETILQRLDATQRRAPRADRTPGRTRLP from the coding sequence GTGCGCTGGCTCACCGCTGAACAGCAGCGGGTGTGGCGGGACTATCTGCTGCTGACCGGTCGGCTGCAGGCGGCGATGCACCGGCAACTGCACAACGACTGCGGACTGTCGTTGTCCGACTACGACGTGCTGGTGGCGCTGTCGGAGCGCGGCAGGATGCGGATCAGCGAACTGGCCCGGACCCTCGGCTGGGAACAGAGCCGGCTGTCTCATCAGCTGCGCCGGATGCGCGACCGCGGACTGGTCGAACGGCACGGCGACGACGACGATCGGCGCGGCGCCTGGTTGACGATGTCACCCGGCGGTACGGCGGCGCTGTCGGCTGCCGCACCGGCGCACGCCGACCTGGTCCGCACGGTGATGTTCGACGGGCTGTCGGTGCCGCAGCAAGGAGCCTTCGGCTTGGCGATCGAGACGATCCTGCAGCGGCTGGACGCTACGCAGCGGCGAGCACCTCGGGCAGACCGAACGCCCGGAAGAACCCGTCTTCCTTGA
- a CDS encoding phosphodiester glycosidase family protein, with protein MVVLAVTVAATLAAPTASAVSARDLLAAAIANTRGSYLVYNFGSGFPAPMRNAAGHWYEMNNGGRLMIIKAASQRLAPRLLADSHTGYQARCERDPRARTSEGLWQASEIYTPHQAWQALGSPTIAINANFFDVRPQQGGSWKTTGCSSPLGTYVDNTAGLGRTNTKVTGTLAYAGKQGLSGGNENWMALSTMVLPVKGAPFVVPPKSLDDFDAATPVITDLIDKGTRFVAVAGIGLLAPGDTGQLNDPGPSAARTALAYVRDRDEMFVFQGGNYTPDQIQDLFRGLGSDTAVLLDGGGSSAIVLRRDTGGMWAGAGSPRGSCDTMAVLCDSRERAQPAWLAFN; from the coding sequence GTGGTGGTCCTCGCGGTGACGGTTGCCGCGACGCTGGCCGCGCCTACCGCCTCGGCAGTCAGTGCGCGCGATCTGCTGGCCGCCGCGATCGCCAACACCCGCGGGTCCTACCTGGTGTACAACTTCGGCTCGGGATTCCCGGCACCGATGCGCAATGCCGCCGGGCACTGGTACGAGATGAACAACGGTGGACGGCTGATGATCATCAAGGCCGCCTCGCAGCGCCTGGCGCCGCGGCTGCTCGCCGATTCCCACACCGGATACCAGGCGCGCTGTGAACGGGATCCGCGGGCCCGGACGTCAGAGGGCTTGTGGCAGGCCTCGGAGATCTACACCCCGCACCAAGCCTGGCAGGCCCTCGGATCGCCGACCATCGCGATCAACGCCAACTTCTTCGATGTGCGCCCTCAGCAGGGCGGCTCCTGGAAGACCACGGGGTGTAGTTCTCCGCTCGGTACCTACGTCGACAACACCGCAGGCCTGGGGCGCACCAACACCAAGGTGACCGGCACGCTGGCCTACGCCGGTAAGCAAGGCCTCTCCGGCGGCAACGAGAACTGGATGGCGCTGTCGACGATGGTGCTTCCGGTCAAAGGCGCGCCGTTCGTGGTACCGCCGAAGAGCCTCGACGACTTCGACGCCGCCACACCGGTGATCACCGATCTGATCGACAAGGGAACCCGATTCGTCGCGGTGGCCGGCATCGGGTTGCTGGCCCCCGGCGACACCGGCCAGCTCAACGATCCGGGCCCCAGCGCCGCGCGCACCGCGTTGGCCTATGTCCGCGACCGCGACGAGATGTTCGTCTTCCAGGGCGGCAACTACACGCCCGACCAGATCCAAGATCTGTTCCGGGGACTCGGTAGCGACACCGCGGTGCTGCTCGACGGGGGCGGGTCCTCGGCGATCGTGCTGCGCCGCGACACCGGCGGCATGTGGGCCGGCGCAGGGTCCCCGCGCGGTTCGTGCGACACCATGGCCGTGCTGTGCGACTCTCGGGAACGCGCCCAGCCCGCCTGGCTGGCTTTCAACTAG
- a CDS encoding mammalian cell entry protein — protein sequence MEDQQPDPGDLTPEADQPETERPNTPVGKARRQPVVDVETPQEPAAPDDPPETVLVAHRPAGRRLLTAASVAAVLFVGAAAFAGAAVQPYLLQRALVQTKLDIARTATDAISALWTYTPEDMNTLADRATAFLGGGFAEEYRRYIDAIVEPNKQAQVTNTTQVMGAAVESVAPPGIPTEATAIVYTNSVATSPVTKNIPSLRYLSYRLTMQREGGEWLITRMSTITTFDLTPQL from the coding sequence GTGGAAGATCAGCAACCTGATCCAGGTGATCTGACGCCCGAGGCCGACCAGCCGGAAACCGAGCGGCCCAACACGCCTGTCGGCAAGGCCCGGCGCCAGCCCGTCGTCGATGTCGAGACCCCGCAGGAGCCCGCAGCGCCGGACGACCCGCCCGAAACCGTGCTGGTCGCGCATCGGCCGGCGGGGCGGCGGTTGCTGACCGCGGCCTCGGTAGCCGCGGTGCTGTTCGTCGGTGCAGCGGCGTTCGCCGGCGCGGCTGTGCAGCCCTACCTGTTGCAGCGGGCGCTGGTGCAGACCAAGCTCGATATCGCCCGCACCGCGACCGACGCGATCTCCGCGCTGTGGACCTACACCCCCGAGGACATGAACACCCTCGCTGATCGTGCGACTGCCTTCCTCGGCGGCGGCTTCGCCGAGGAGTACCGCCGCTACATCGACGCCATCGTCGAGCCCAACAAGCAGGCCCAGGTCACCAACACCACCCAGGTCATGGGCGCCGCGGTGGAATCCGTTGCGCCACCCGGCATCCCGACGGAAGCAACCGCCATCGTCTACACCAACTCGGTCGCGACCAGCCCGGTGACCAAGAACATCCCGTCGCTGCGCTACCTGTCCTACCGGTTGACCATGCAGCGCGAAGGCGGCGAGTGGCTGATCACGCGGATGTCGACCATCACGACGTTCGATCTGACGCCCCAGCTGTAA
- a CDS encoding mammalian cell entry protein, whose translation MSPRRRFADHTAGDDTVGRDYFVAEPPPPRRWGLTLVSVLTAVVLAAAIGAGTFMLIRQESDRRAQVKEAAALGYAREFMTTYTTLDPFNANAYADRISAEATGEFAANFNEKLNEILVQVARSEPSTGEVLDAGIQRWNDDGSADVLVATKVTSTMPDGQTTIESGSRWIATTIREGQQWKISNLIQVI comes from the coding sequence GTGAGTCCGCGGCGCCGGTTCGCCGACCACACCGCCGGTGACGACACCGTCGGCAGGGACTATTTCGTCGCCGAGCCACCGCCGCCGCGGCGCTGGGGTTTGACGCTGGTCAGCGTGCTCACCGCAGTGGTGCTGGCCGCGGCGATCGGGGCCGGCACCTTCATGCTGATCCGGCAGGAATCAGACCGTCGCGCGCAGGTCAAGGAAGCGGCAGCGCTGGGCTATGCGCGGGAGTTCATGACGACCTACACCACCCTGGACCCGTTCAACGCCAACGCCTACGCCGACCGCATCTCCGCCGAGGCCACCGGGGAGTTCGCCGCGAACTTCAACGAGAAGCTCAACGAGATCCTGGTGCAGGTGGCGCGTTCGGAACCGTCGACCGGAGAGGTACTGGACGCCGGCATCCAACGCTGGAACGACGACGGCAGCGCCGACGTGCTGGTCGCCACCAAGGTGACCTCGACGATGCCCGACGGCCAGACCACCATCGAGAGCGGAAGCCGCTGGATCGCCACCACGATCAGGGAAGGACAACAGTGGAAGATCAGCAACCTGATCCAGGTGATCTGA
- a CDS encoding RDD family protein, with translation MTAVLDSTATPDHETTTETPALASWPARAGALAIDVIVPLGVAVTMALLALSAPADGWARWVFTAGFALALLAIGVNRLLLPVATGWTLGRALFGIAVRRADDGNPEVLRLTARDAAHLLDTAALFAGWLWPLWERRRRTFADLLAGTEVRRVPAPDRDMRRTVAGALVGASVLCAAAVGLGYVAVYRQERAIDTARVQITEQGPRIVEQMLSYGTETIDEDFARAQALTTDAYRDQLVAQQQAVRQGDATSNEYWAVSSAVLPNPPVTPDRAAMLLAMQGQRGADAADLKFITATVRVEFEKSGDGQWRVANLTVLKAPQMNPAGQ, from the coding sequence GTGACGGCCGTTCTCGACAGCACCGCGACGCCCGACCACGAGACGACGACCGAGACGCCCGCGCTGGCGTCCTGGCCGGCGCGGGCCGGTGCCCTGGCCATCGACGTCATCGTCCCGTTGGGGGTGGCCGTGACGATGGCGTTGCTCGCTCTCAGCGCCCCGGCCGACGGGTGGGCGCGGTGGGTGTTCACCGCCGGGTTCGCGCTGGCGCTGCTGGCCATCGGAGTCAACCGGCTCCTGCTCCCGGTGGCCACCGGCTGGACCCTCGGTCGAGCGCTGTTCGGCATTGCGGTGCGCCGCGCCGACGACGGCAACCCGGAGGTACTGCGCCTGACCGCGCGCGACGCCGCGCACCTGCTCGACACCGCGGCGCTGTTCGCGGGCTGGCTCTGGCCACTGTGGGAGCGCCGCCGTCGCACGTTCGCCGATCTGCTGGCGGGCACCGAGGTGCGCCGGGTCCCGGCACCGGACCGCGACATGCGCCGAACCGTCGCCGGTGCGCTGGTCGGGGCGTCGGTGCTGTGCGCGGCAGCGGTCGGCCTCGGATACGTGGCGGTCTATCGGCAGGAACGGGCGATCGATACAGCCCGCGTGCAGATCACCGAACAGGGGCCGCGCATCGTCGAGCAGATGCTCAGCTACGGCACCGAGACGATCGACGAGGATTTCGCCCGCGCCCAGGCCCTGACCACCGACGCCTATCGGGACCAGCTGGTTGCCCAGCAGCAAGCGGTCCGCCAGGGGGACGCCACCAGCAACGAGTACTGGGCGGTCAGCAGCGCGGTGCTGCCCAACCCGCCGGTCACCCCGGACCGCGCCGCGATGCTGCTGGCCATGCAGGGCCAGCGCGGAGCCGACGCCGCGGACCTGAAGTTCATCACTGCCACCGTGCGGGTGGAGTTCGAGAAGTCCGGCGACGGTCAGTGGCGGGTGGCGAACCTGACCGTGCTCAAGGCTCCCCAGATGAATCCGGCGGGCCAGTGA
- a CDS encoding metal ABC transporter permease, which produces MVRAAATTLIASVVCATLSCWLVLIGWSLMGDAVSHAVLPGVVLAYVAGAPFAAGAALFGFAAVAMIGIVRDTSRTKEDAAIGVVFTTLFALGLVLISVTPSHVDLNHIIFGNVLGVSRFDLIQVAVLGTVVWAVLIYKRRDFTLYAFDPNHAHAIGINPRLLGAALLGLLALTAVVALQAVGVVLVVALLIAPGATAYLLTDRFSRMLLIAPALSAACAVAGLYTSYYLDTAAGPMVVLANGAAFALAYVFSPTHGLLGTRRRRGAAERSAS; this is translated from the coding sequence ATGGTGCGGGCTGCTGCGACGACCCTGATCGCGTCGGTGGTGTGCGCGACGCTATCGTGCTGGCTGGTGCTGATCGGCTGGTCGCTCATGGGTGACGCGGTCTCGCACGCGGTACTTCCCGGGGTGGTGCTGGCCTACGTCGCCGGGGCGCCCTTTGCCGCCGGCGCCGCACTGTTCGGCTTCGCCGCGGTCGCCATGATCGGCATCGTCCGCGATACCAGCCGGACCAAGGAGGACGCCGCCATCGGCGTGGTGTTCACCACCCTGTTCGCGCTCGGGCTGGTGCTGATTTCGGTGACGCCAAGCCATGTCGACCTCAACCACATCATCTTCGGCAACGTGCTCGGCGTCTCGCGCTTCGACCTCATCCAGGTCGCCGTGCTCGGAACCGTCGTCTGGGCGGTGCTGATCTACAAGCGCCGCGACTTCACGCTCTACGCCTTCGATCCCAACCATGCGCACGCCATCGGGATCAACCCGCGACTGCTCGGCGCGGCGCTGCTCGGGCTGCTGGCCCTGACGGCTGTGGTGGCGTTGCAGGCCGTCGGCGTCGTACTCGTGGTCGCCCTGCTGATCGCCCCCGGCGCTACCGCCTACCTGCTCACCGACCGATTCAGCCGGATGCTGCTGATCGCACCGGCGCTGTCCGCCGCCTGCGCCGTGGCCGGCCTCTACACCAGCTACTACCTGGATACCGCCGCCGGTCCCATGGTGGTGTTGGCCAACGGCGCGGCGTTCGCCCTCGCCTATGTGTTCAGCCCGACCCATGGGCTGCTCGGCACCCGACGGCGCCGGGGTGCTGCCGAACGGTCGGCGAGCTAG